Below is a genomic region from Spongiibacter nanhainus.
TGGCCAAACCGGGCTTTGTCACTGCGGCGGTGCTCGGCTTTGCCCATACGGTGGGAGAGTTTGGTGTCGTACTGATGATTGGCGGCAATATCCCCGGCGAAACCCAGGTGGTATCGGTGCAGCTTTACGACCATGTAGAAGCGATGGACTACAGCCACGCCCATACCTTGGCCGGTATCCTAGTGGCGTTTTCCTTTGTGGTTTTGCTGGCTCTGTACCGATTCCAGCCCAACGCCACCTTATTTAGGTCGAGGTAAGGTATGGGCGAATTTGTAGCGCCTATTCTTGCGCGGGTAACCTTGCCGTTTAAGGACTCCGACTTTACGCTGGATGTGGACCTGGCCCTGCCCGGTAATGGCGTTACGGCTATTTTCGGTGCCTCGGGGTCGGGTAAAACTACCCTGCTTCGCTGTTTGGCGGGCCTGGAGCGCCCCGCGCAGGGGCTCGTGTCAGTCAAGGGGGATATCTGGCAGGACAGTACACAGTTTGTGCCGACCCACCAGCGGCCGCTGGGCTATGTGTTTCAGGAAGCCAGCTTGTTTCCCCACCTCAATGCCGAGGGTAACTTGCGCTACGCCCTTAAGCGGGCATCCTCTCCGGTATCGCCGGAAGACTATCAACGGGTACTAGATACGCTGGCTATCCGACCCCTGTTATCCCGACGCACCGACCAACTCTCCGGCGGTGAAAGACAGCGGGTTGCCATTGCCAGGGCCCTGCTTATCCAGCCCGGTATGCTGCTGATGGATGAACCCTTGGCCTCACTGGACGCGGCAAGAAAGCAGGAAATCCTACCTTACCTGGAAAAAATGCGCGCCAGTTTTAATATTCCGGTGGTGTACGTCAGTCACTCAGTGGACGAAGTGACCCGCCTAGCGGACGAAGTGGTGATACTGGACCAGGGTCGTGCTGTGGCACAGGGCAAGGTTACCGAGGTGTTCTCCCGTGCCGACCTGCCGCAAACCCAGGCAAAAGACGTGGGTGTAGTGTGGCAGGCCCAGGCCAAGGAGCGGGATGAGCGATGGCATCTGCTCAATGCCGCCTGCGATGGTGGCGATTTGTGGCTTCGGGATTCTGGCCAGGCCATCGGAGATCGGTTTCGGGTCCGAATACTGGCCAGGGATGTCAGCCTCGCCCTATCCTGTCACGCCGACACCAGCATCCTCAATCGGCTGCCGGTGGAGGTGCTTGAGCTGATACCGGATCAAGACAGCGCCATGGTGTTGGTTCAGTGCCGCGCCGGCAATGGGCGCCTGCTTGCCAGGGTGACCCGGCGTTCTGCCGTGCACTTGCAACTCCAGACCGGTCAATCGCTGTGGGCACAAGTGAAGTCGGTGGCGATAGTTCATTAGCAGCGCCACAGCTCCCTGGTCCCTGGTCCCTGGTCCCTGGTCCCTGGTCGATCTTACATCGTACACCCCGGCTCTACTCTTTGGGCCTTTTTCGACACCGCAACATTGGCTCACCGGCAACCCACAAATAGCGATACTGAACGATCTGAGCCAATTTGGCTCTAATTTCGCGAAGGATCTGATGGGAGTATCGAGCCATTTACGTCGACATGATCGCCAACAAGGCATACATGGGGCCTCGGCAGTCGCCCTCCAGTTCAACTGCGTGCCGTTTTAAGTCACAGGTCCGATGGTTGGCCATAGTACTGATGGCCTTGCTGACCTTGAGTGGCTGCGCCAGCTCCACGGCGGGCCCAAGCGATGAACCTACCGAGCAACAGCAGGCCTACGACAAAGCCAACATATTACCCGCCGATGAAGCCACGGTGGTGGCCTACCCGGAGCAAGAATACAACGACCCCCTGATCGGTTTTAACCGAGCTGTGTTTGCCTTCAATGACGTCAGTTATCGCTATGTGCTAATCCCTGTGGCCAAGGCCTATAAATTTGCCATTCCCGATCCGGTGAGAGGCAGTGTCGGCAATTTTTTCACCAACATTAAATCCCCAATATCCATCGTCAACCATTTGCTGCAAGGCGAAGGGAAACGCGCCGGCAATACCAGTCTGCGGTTTTTGATCAATACCACCATCGGCATTGTTGGCTTGTTTGACCCAGCCGCCAATTGGTGGGACCTGGAGCCAACGCCCACTGGCTTTGCCGATACTCTAGAGAAACACGGTTCGGGCAGGGGGACCTACATCGTGCTGCCCTTCTTGGGTCCCTCGGATTTGCGCGGCGGTGCAGGCGTGATTGCCGACTATTTTTTAAACCCGATCCCCTACCTCACTGAACAGCCGGATACCGCCATTATCACCGCCACCGATGCCACTCAGGATTTCGCCGACAAGGCAGATAAATACCCGACACTCCGTGACAACAGCGACGACCCTTACCTGTTCTTTCGCAATATGTACCTTCAGGGCGAGATGCGGGACAGCCAATTTCCCGACATTAGTGGACGCCAGGGCCAGCAAAGACGAAATCAACACCCACAGAGCTCAGACCAACCATCCCAACACGAGGCTGAATGAATGCCGGTACTGTACTCTCGGCCCTGGCTGGTTGTTGCAGCGGCGCTGATCATTACGCTGTTTTTTGCTGTTCAAAGCCGCCACTTCGAGATCAATGCTTCAGCAGACACGCTGGTTTCTGAGGGCAACGCGCTCTACATACAAAGCCAGAAAAACAATCAGGCCTTTTCGCCCGAAGAGTTTCTGATACTGGCCTACCAACCCAATGATGGCGATGTATTCTCTGCTGCCAGCCAGCAAGATATTGCGGAGATTTCCCAACGTCTTACCGAGATTCCACGGGTGGCATCGGTCCGTTCTATTCTATCGGTGCCCTTACTCCAGGCCGGGAGCGTCGATCTCAGTGCCGACGTTGATCCCACCGCACTGACTCAGCAGCGCCTGCAGCTTTCTCAGAAGGAACTCAAGCGAATTTTTCGCGACCATCCGATTTATGAAGGTTTGATCGTCAATGCCGAACAAACCGTCAGCGGCATTCAGATTCTTTTTAAAGAAAATACAACGTTGACGCAGCTAAATCGCGATGTGCTGGCCTTGCGGGAAAAGCGTCTGGATGACTCACTCAGCGACGACGAGCAAGCTCGATTGTCGTCACTGGAAGCCCAGCAGACAGCCCTGGAAAAGAAACTGAGAAAGACGCGTAACCGGGAAGTCGAACAAATCAGAACAATAATTGCCGAGTATCGCGATAGCGCCAGTATCTACCTGGGTGGGGGCCACGCCTTGGCCTACCAGCTTATCGACATAGTACATCAGGACCTCAAGGTCTTTGGTAGCGCCATCGCAGCGGCGATCGCTGTGCTGATGTTGGTCATTTTCCGACAGTGGCGTTGGCTGTTGATCGCCGGCCTCTGCTGTACGGCCTCAACCGTGATTAGTACCGGCGCCTTCGCCATGCTGGGTTTGAAGGCCACGGTTATTTCCGCCAATTTCATCGCGCTGCTGCTGATCATGACGCTGGCCATCGTGATCCACCTGATTGTGCAATACCGGGAGGAAGTCAGCGCCGCTCCCGATGCGAGCCAAAAAGAACTGGTGCAATTAACCATGGCCCACAAACGGGCACCGTGCTTCTTTGCCGGCCTGACCACCTCTATCGGCTTTGCATCGCTGATGCTCAGCGACATTAAGCCGGTGTGGTCCTTTGGCTTGATGATGGTAATGGCCATGATCATTACCCTAGCCGCAACGCTGCTGCTATTCCCCGCCCTTTTACTACTGTTTGATCGGGAATCGCCCCGCCTTCCGGGTAAACTTTTTCAGTGGCCACTCAAGGCCAGTATTCACCTCAGTCTCAGACGCGGAAGTGTAGTGATCGTTACCGGCTTGGTGATGCTGGTACTTACGGTCATCGGTGCGATGCGCCTGTCGGTGGAAAACAGCTTCATCAACTATTTTAATTCAGACACACAGGTTTACCGGGAGCTGGCCTTTATCGATCAGCACTTCGGTGGCTCGACACCGCTGGATATTATCTACACTCCCCAGACCCAAAACACCGAGGGGGGCGACCAGTCGCTGCCCTTGCGGGCAGTGAGTGTCCAGCAAACACACCGCATCCAGGATATGCTTGATCGACAACAGGCGATGGGTACCACTCTGTCGGTGGTGAACTTTACCCGTTTGGCGCGGGCCCTCAACAACGACAGGCCCATCACTGAATACGAGCTGGCCGCGGTATACTGGACTCTCGACGACGCTATCCGTAAAGATTTGTTGGGCAGCTTTTTTGTCGATGAGCCACCGCGCCTGCGAATTAATGCCCGGGTGCAAGACAGCACCGAAGGGCTCAACCGTGAACAGTTGTTGAAGGACATTCACAGCGGCATGGAGGAGCTGGGCATTCCCGACAGCCAGTATCAACTCAGCAACCTGTTTGTACTTTACCAGGCTATGTTGGAGCAGCTTTTCGAATCCCAGATACTGACCCTGGGCGCGGTACTAGTGGTGTTGACGCTGGTGTTCTGGGCGGTGTTTCGATCCCTGCGCCTGGCAATACTCGCCATGGTACCCAATGTCATCTCGACGCTTGCGGTACTGGGCGTGATGGGCTGGTTTAGCATTCCGTTGGACTTTATGACCATGACCATTGCCGCCATCGCCATGGGTATCGCCGTGGACGACACCATCCACCTTGTGCACCGCTTTTTATCCGAACGCCGCTCCGCAGCGGTAGACCAGGCAATAACACGGGCACTGAACAGTGTGGGTTATGCGCTGATCTATACATCGACGATTATTGCGCTGGGGTTTGTGCTCCTAGTGGGTTCCGACTTTGTGCCCAGTATGATGTTTGGATTGTTGACGGCCCTTGCCGTTATGATGGCACTTATCGTCAATCTCACTTTGCTGCCGGCGCTACTGAAACAGTTTATGGCTAAGCCAGAATATCTAAATGGATAATTTACCTTACAGCGATGGCATTCCCGATGTCAGAGACGGCCTAACCCGCAAGGAAAGGGCCATTCTATACTGCTTGCAGCAAACCCAGCAGGAGCTGGGAGGACGCAATGTGCCGACTATTATGCTGTACGGCCGGGTGCTGGAATTGGTAGACATCAGCAAGGACGAGTTTCAGAGTATTTT
It encodes:
- the modC gene encoding molybdenum ABC transporter ATP-binding protein produces the protein MGEFVAPILARVTLPFKDSDFTLDVDLALPGNGVTAIFGASGSGKTTLLRCLAGLERPAQGLVSVKGDIWQDSTQFVPTHQRPLGYVFQEASLFPHLNAEGNLRYALKRASSPVSPEDYQRVLDTLAIRPLLSRRTDQLSGGERQRVAIARALLIQPGMLLMDEPLASLDAARKQEILPYLEKMRASFNIPVVYVSHSVDEVTRLADEVVILDQGRAVAQGKVTEVFSRADLPQTQAKDVGVVWQAQAKERDERWHLLNAACDGGDLWLRDSGQAIGDRFRVRILARDVSLALSCHADTSILNRLPVEVLELIPDQDSAMVLVQCRAGNGRLLARVTRRSAVHLQLQTGQSLWAQVKSVAIVH
- a CDS encoding VacJ family lipoprotein, which produces MAIVLMALLTLSGCASSTAGPSDEPTEQQQAYDKANILPADEATVVAYPEQEYNDPLIGFNRAVFAFNDVSYRYVLIPVAKAYKFAIPDPVRGSVGNFFTNIKSPISIVNHLLQGEGKRAGNTSLRFLINTTIGIVGLFDPAANWWDLEPTPTGFADTLEKHGSGRGTYIVLPFLGPSDLRGGAGVIADYFLNPIPYLTEQPDTAIITATDATQDFADKADKYPTLRDNSDDPYLFFRNMYLQGEMRDSQFPDISGRQGQQRRNQHPQSSDQPSQHEAE
- a CDS encoding efflux RND transporter permease subunit translates to MPVLYSRPWLVVAAALIITLFFAVQSRHFEINASADTLVSEGNALYIQSQKNNQAFSPEEFLILAYQPNDGDVFSAASQQDIAEISQRLTEIPRVASVRSILSVPLLQAGSVDLSADVDPTALTQQRLQLSQKELKRIFRDHPIYEGLIVNAEQTVSGIQILFKENTTLTQLNRDVLALREKRLDDSLSDDEQARLSSLEAQQTALEKKLRKTRNREVEQIRTIIAEYRDSASIYLGGGHALAYQLIDIVHQDLKVFGSAIAAAIAVLMLVIFRQWRWLLIAGLCCTASTVISTGAFAMLGLKATVISANFIALLLIMTLAIVIHLIVQYREEVSAAPDASQKELVQLTMAHKRAPCFFAGLTTSIGFASLMLSDIKPVWSFGLMMVMAMIITLAATLLLFPALLLLFDRESPRLPGKLFQWPLKASIHLSLRRGSVVIVTGLVMLVLTVIGAMRLSVENSFINYFNSDTQVYRELAFIDQHFGGSTPLDIIYTPQTQNTEGGDQSLPLRAVSVQQTHRIQDMLDRQQAMGTTLSVVNFTRLARALNNDRPITEYELAAVYWTLDDAIRKDLLGSFFVDEPPRLRINARVQDSTEGLNREQLLKDIHSGMEELGIPDSQYQLSNLFVLYQAMLEQLFESQILTLGAVLVVLTLVFWAVFRSLRLAILAMVPNVISTLAVLGVMGWFSIPLDFMTMTIAAIAMGIAVDDTIHLVHRFLSERRSAAVDQAITRALNSVGYALIYTSTIIALGFVLLVGSDFVPSMMFGLLTALAVMMALIVNLTLLPALLKQFMAKPEYLNG